DNA sequence from the Pseudomonadota bacterium genome:
CAGAGAGAAATCCATATCCAGGATGAATCGCCTGACAATTAGTTTTAAGGGCTGCTTGAATAATCTTCTCGCCGTCTAGGTAGGTATCGCGTGCGGTGCTGCCCCCAAGCTCTACTATCTGATTAACCTCCTGAGCAGCCGGCGAGTCTCTATCGGGGGTCGAAACTACCAGAACCGTTTCGATGCCAAGCTCTCTACAGGCCCTATTTATACGCCTGGCTATCTCGCCCCTATTTGCTATCAATAACTTTTTGATTCTAATATACCGTGACATGTTGTTTCGTACTTATACGGACGTTGAGGAGCTCTATGAACAATTCTACCGCACAGGCAAATCACCACAAGGTAATCATTCTTGGCTCTGGCCCTGCCGGGCTTACCGCCGCTATCTATACCTCACGCGCCAATCTCGCTCCACTGCTCCTGCACGGGCCGTTGGCCGGGGGGCAGCTTACAACCACAACCGATGTTGAGAACTTTCCCGGCTTTCCAGAGGGCATTATGGGCCCAGAGCTGATGCAGATGATGGAGAAGCAGGCGGTACGCTTCGGAACTACGCTGGGGGTAGACACTATAGTTCAGGTAGATCTCTCTTCTCGCCCCTTTCAGCTTAAGGGTCAATCTAAGTCATATAGCTGTGATGCGCTAATCGTATCCACCGGCGCAACGCCCAAGTATATTGGCGCAAAAAACGAGCGCGAGCTGCTCGGCTACGGCGTTTCAACCTGTGCAACCTGTGATGGAGCTTTCTTTAGAAATAAGGTTATAGCAGTCGTTGGTGGTGGAGATTCGGCTTGTGAGGAGGCCTCATTCCTTACCCGCTTTGCAAGCAAGCTTTATCTGATTCACCGTAGGGATGCCCTGCGTGCTTCAAAGATTATGCAGGACCGCGTCCTCTCTAACCCAAAGATCGAGCTAGTCTGGAATAAACATGTACTTGAGGTCGAGGGCGATAAGCAGGCCGGGGTAACTGCACTTACACTTGAGGATACCGTAACGAAGAATATCTCGACCCTGCCCGTAGATGCGCTCTTCGTGGCTATTGGACATACCCCTAATTCACACCTTTTTATGAATCAACTTGCTATGGACGAGGGCGGTTATCTTCTGCACAGCGCAGATTCCGCTGAAACCACCATCCCGGGCGTATTCGTGTGCGGCGATGTTCAGGACCATGTCTTTAGGCAGGCCGTTACCGCGGCAGGTTCTGGATGCATGGCTGCTATCGGCGCTGAGCGCTGGCTTGAAGCGCAGCATTAAGACCCTTAAATCACCCTAAATGTTATCCACACTATCCACAGGTAGCTGTGGATAACAATTCAAGTAACTTAAACAAGGGGGCTCAACTCGCCCACTAATACCGATCTAAGATCAGGTAGTTACCTATCTTTTCAACATCTTGTTAATAAACCTGTGGATAACGTGTCAATGGTTGTGGATAAGTCGGTATAGATACCATAAAAAAAGGGGCGTCTGTTACGACGCCCCTCTCCTTTTCTCTGACGAGCTGAATAGCTACGCCTATCCCTGCTTAATCGCTATTACGAAGGCCAGAATGACTAGCGACTCTATTAACGCCATACCGATTAACATCGGCGCGAGAAGCTTGCCACCTACCGATGGATTCCTTCCGAACGACTCAAGCATCGCAGCTACAGCCTTGCCCTGCCCGATTCCGCCGCCAATTACAGCTAAGCCGATAGCCAGACCAGCACCAACAGGACCAAACGCTGAGCCGCCTGTTGTGGCGTCCTCAGCTAGAGCTGCAGTTACCGGAACGAGGGTAGCTAGTGCAAAAGTTGATATCTTTCCTAGTGTTTTCATCTTCATCTCCTAGTTGTTAAAACTATATAACCTAAAAACTGACTGCTCTTTTTTAGTGCTGTTCGCTGCCCTCTTCTGCATGTTGAGTGGCGAGCATAATGTATATCATTGTGAGAACCGTTGGAACGAAGGCCTGCATAAAACAGACAAAAGTTCCTAGGGCATAAAATACAACCGGAACTACGACCGGTACAAGATCCGTAAAAATACCTAAAACCTGGTGATCCGCCGTTATATTCCAGAAGAGACGCAGGTTAAGGGTTAGGATTCTTAGGGCCGTTCCAAATAACTCAAGTGGTAGGATAAACCAGGCCAACCACCAAACTGGCCCAAGAAAGTGCTTGAGGTAATTAACTAGTCCGTGCTCCCGAATGCCGTAATAATTAAATGAGATAAATATTAGAAGCGCCACCGGTACGGTCGTCCAGACCGAGGTCGTGGCTGCTGGAACGCCTGGGATAAGCCCTAGTATATTCAGGATAAGGAGGTAAATAAATACGGTGCCAGTTAGGGGCAGATACTTACGGTTCTCTTTGCCAAGGATAGAGTCCTGAAAAGCTACGAAGCTCTCGATGAAAAAATCAAGCGCTCCTGCTATTGTTATCCGCTCCTCCGGAATAATCCCGTCGTGCTCGCCCCGGAGCGCCCTTCTTTTGGCAAGCTTACGCACACTCTGCGAGCCGATAAAAAGCAGCCCCGTCCCGAACACAACAGCGGTGATTAGTTTCTGCGTGTTGCCGTCGTGCAACCCGAATGAATTTAGGTAGGTATAGTGTTCTTGCATAGCCGCTTTTTAGGCGTCACTGTTGTATAAGATTTGCCCGATTAAGGCAAACACTAGGACTCTATACTGTTTAGTCTCCTAGCGGCGTAAGTGCCTGATTGCGGTAGCGCCGTTGATTTTTTGTTTAAATAACTTAAAGCCATCTTGGCTTGTATCCTGTCCTCGGCTACTAACAGGTCATTTAAAAAACCCTCATTAGATTCTTGTAAATTTCTCCCCTCGTACTATAACGCTCTTTCCATTAAGTGCGATTCCTAGTTTTCAAACCGTAGGGGTCCTGTGTCTTAATGGTAACTTGACGCAGAGTTTCGCTAGGTCGATCTCTTCGTATCAATTTGGGGAGTATGAGCGGTAACCTCTTTTTAGGTAGCCTCGCTTCAGAGGAAACAATCCCAACTATAAAAGAAGACGCCTCGGCGTCGTTGGTCTCTCGTTCTCTAATCTCCTCTGAAAACACCATACAAAACGATGCAAGCAGCTCTTCGACTACGATTGAGCAAGGCTGGGCGCTAGCTATCGCAGAGGTCTGCGGCAACACAAATCAACACATCGTAACCGCTTACATCGAACCACTTGAGATCGATACTACTGCCTCAACAAGGGAGATCGTGGTAGTTCGAGGCCCTTCGCGCCTGGTCTGTAACTACGTTATAACGAACTTTTCGGCGGCTCTACGCGAAAGGCTCTCCCATTTTCTTGAGTGCTCTGAGCTACTCCTTTCGATCATTCCTAGGGAGCAGCTCCCTGCCACACAACCAGGAGACGCCCCCTCTGGGCTCCGTAAGCCTGCAACACCGTTTATCGTAAAACGTGTGCGTACTAACCCAGGTGAATCTCTCCCTGGCGCACTCCCTGGTGCGCAAACTGGCGCGCAAACTAAGTCGCCCTCCTATAGCCCCTATGGCACGCCCGCCAAACTAGCTGCTCATGAGCCCGAGCTCCATAACAACATAACTCCGCGCTATACCTTCTCTGATTTCGTAGTTGGTAATAGTAATCAGTTCTGCCACGCCGCTGCGATGCGGGTAGCTGAAAAGCCTGGCCAGAGCTACAACCCGCTCTTTATCTACGGTGGAGTTGGTCTTGGAAAGACCCATCTTTTGCACGCTATAGGGAATGCCGTGCTGCAACGCTCCCCAGAAGCGCGCGTTCTCTATATGTCCTCTGAAACCTTTACAAACGAGCTTATTCTCGCTCTCCGATACGCCAAGATGGAGGAGTTTAAGCGCAGATTGAGAACGATTGAGGTTCTACTGATAGATGATATCCAGTTTATCAGCGGCAAGGAGCGTACTCAGGAGGAGTTCTTTCATACGTTTAACGCCCTCTATAGCGCCAAGCGCCAGATTGTAATCACCTCAGATAAGATTCCAACCGATATTCCTGGCATTGAGGAGCGACTACAGACGCGCTTCTTATGGGGGCTTACGGCCGATCTGCAGGCGCCTGATTTTGAAACCCGCGTTGCAATCTTAAAGCAAAAGGCCCTTAGTGAGGACTTTCACCTACCGGAGGAGGTTGCGCACCTTATCTCTGAGCGTATCTCCTCAAACGTTCGGGAGCTTGAGGGCGCTCTGACGCGACTATACGCCGTCAGCTCCATTCAAAACGTTCCGATCTCGATGGATATGGCGCGCGCCGCTCTCAAGCCACTTCTTCAACCTAAGGTTGTTAATATAACGGTTGAAGATATTAAGAAGGCCGTTGCTAATCACTTCAGCATTAAGGTTAGTGATATTATTTCAAAGCGTCGCACTAAGAACCTATCCTTTCCAAGGCATATCGCGATGTATCTTTGCCGCAAACATACGACCGCCTCTTACCCAGAGATAGGCGAGCGCTTCGGGGGGCGCGATCACTCTAGCGTTATTCACGCTGCTTCGGTCGTTTCAAGTAAGTTATCCACAGATGCTCAGACTAAGGTTTTTGTTGCGGATATAGAGAAGCGATTGTTTGGGTAAAAATTAGTTAATCCAGTTGGTTACTAATGTTACCAACAGCTTTTACAGCACTGTGGATTAGCTGTATTTTACCCAACTATTCAGATCTTTTTCCACAACATATACACAGGTGAAAAGCTGCTTTGGTATGATACGCAGGGCTGTCGCGTAAAATTCCCGGTGATTGTTTGTGGATAACTTGGTGCTCGCTGGTGGATAACTTTGGCTTTATGTTATGAACTTTTTAGGGTGTGGATATCTGATAAAGTTATACTGCCTGTTATGCGCCTGTTACCAACATGATATAACCAATTAAACCCACTATTTAAGTGTGTTTTCCACGGAAAATGGCATAGCCTACGTATTATTCACTATCTTTATATATCTAATACATAAT
Encoded proteins:
- the trxB gene encoding thioredoxin-disulfide reductase; its protein translation is MNNSTAQANHHKVIILGSGPAGLTAAIYTSRANLAPLLLHGPLAGGQLTTTTDVENFPGFPEGIMGPELMQMMEKQAVRFGTTLGVDTIVQVDLSSRPFQLKGQSKSYSCDALIVSTGATPKYIGAKNERELLGYGVSTCATCDGAFFRNKVIAVVGGGDSACEEASFLTRFASKLYLIHRRDALRASKIMQDRVLSNPKIELVWNKHVLEVEGDKQAGVTALTLEDTVTKNISTLPVDALFVAIGHTPNSHLFMNQLAMDEGGYLLHSADSAETTIPGVFVCGDVQDHVFRQAVTAAGSGCMAAIGAERWLEAQH
- a CDS encoding ATP synthase F0 subunit C, producing the protein MKTLGKISTFALATLVPVTAALAEDATTGGSAFGPVGAGLAIGLAVIGGGIGQGKAVAAMLESFGRNPSVGGKLLAPMLIGMALIESLVILAFVIAIKQG
- the atpB gene encoding F0F1 ATP synthase subunit A, which gives rise to MQEHYTYLNSFGLHDGNTQKLITAVVFGTGLLFIGSQSVRKLAKRRALRGEHDGIIPEERITIAGALDFFIESFVAFQDSILGKENRKYLPLTGTVFIYLLILNILGLIPGVPAATTSVWTTVPVALLIFISFNYYGIREHGLVNYLKHFLGPVWWLAWFILPLELFGTALRILTLNLRLFWNITADHQVLGIFTDLVPVVVPVVFYALGTFVCFMQAFVPTVLTMIYIMLATQHAEEGSEQH
- the dnaA gene encoding chromosomal replication initiator protein DnaA; this encodes MSGNLFLGSLASEETIPTIKEDASASLVSRSLISSENTIQNDASSSSTTIEQGWALAIAEVCGNTNQHIVTAYIEPLEIDTTASTREIVVVRGPSRLVCNYVITNFSAALRERLSHFLECSELLLSIIPREQLPATQPGDAPSGLRKPATPFIVKRVRTNPGESLPGALPGAQTGAQTKSPSYSPYGTPAKLAAHEPELHNNITPRYTFSDFVVGNSNQFCHAAAMRVAEKPGQSYNPLFIYGGVGLGKTHLLHAIGNAVLQRSPEARVLYMSSETFTNELILALRYAKMEEFKRRLRTIEVLLIDDIQFISGKERTQEEFFHTFNALYSAKRQIVITSDKIPTDIPGIEERLQTRFLWGLTADLQAPDFETRVAILKQKALSEDFHLPEEVAHLISERISSNVRELEGALTRLYAVSSIQNVPISMDMARAALKPLLQPKVVNITVEDIKKAVANHFSIKVSDIISKRRTKNLSFPRHIAMYLCRKHTTASYPEIGERFGGRDHSSVIHAASVVSSKLSTDAQTKVFVADIEKRLFG